GCCCGCCTTCTTTTCCGAGGAGCTTTCGAGAGCACCCATGGCCGACTTCTCATGCCTGGTCGTCGAGGACTCGCCGATGATGCGGCAGCTCTTGGTATTCGCGCTGGCGCGCATCAAGCGCATCGCGGTCACCGAGGCCGAAGATGGCGTGGACGCGCTGCGTAAGCTCGCCAACACGCGCTTCGACCTCGTAGTCACCGATATCAACATGCCGATCATGGACGGCCTGAAGCTCGTCAAGCGCATCCGCTCCGACGACACGCACAAGGACGTCCCGATCATCATCATCACCACCGAGGGCTCGACCGAAGATCGCCAGCGCGCGATGGCCCTCGGCGCCAACGCGTACATCACCAAGCCCATCCAGGCGCCGCAGGTGATCGCGAAGGTGAAGGAGCTGCTCGAGCTCTGACCGAGCGCGCCTCGACGCCGCAGGTGAAGATCTGCGGCATCACGACGCTCGACGACGCGCTCGCCTGCGTGCAGGCGGGCGCGAACGCGTTGGGGCTCAACTTCTGGCCCCGGAGCAAGCGCCGCGTGACCTTCGAGGTCGCCGCGCAGATCGCCCGCGCCGTCGACGTGCGCCTGGTCGCGGTCGTGGTCGACGCGTCCCCCGACGAGCTCGCGCGCATCCGCGCCATCGGCGTCCCGTGGATCCAGCTCCACGGCGCCGAGCCGCCGGCCGCGCTCGAGGCGCTCCTGCCCCACGCCTACAAGGCCCTGCACGTCGAGACCGAGGCCGACGTCGAGCACGCGCTCTCGTGGCCGGGGGACGAGCTGCTGGTCGACGCGCGCACCGCGGAGCTGCCCGGCGGGACCGGCCTGCGGGCCGACTGGCGGCTCGCCGAGCGGGTCGCCGCGCGCCGCCCGACCTGGCTGGCCGGCGGCCTCGACCCCGACAACGTATCAGCCGCCATCGAGGCCGTGGCGCCGATGGGCGTCGACGTGGCGAGCGGCGTCGAGTCCAGCCCGGGCCAGAAGGATCTCGCGAAGGTCGAGGCCTTCGTACGCGCTTGCCGCGGCTCGTGATAAGCCTCTGTCCGTGAGCTCCTCCGCCTCTCCCGCCGGGATGTTCGGCCGCTTCGGCGGTCGCTACGTCGCCGAGACCCTGGTGCCCGCGCTCGACGAGCTCGACGCGGCCTACGCCGAGGCCCGCGCCGATGCTGGCTTCACGGCCCGCCTCGACGCGCTCCTGCGCGACTACGTCGGCCGGCCGACGCCGCTCTATCACGCCGCGCGGCTGAGCGAGGCGGTCGGGGCCGAGGTCTGGCTCAAGCGCGAGGACCTCGCCCACACGGGCGCGCACAAGGTGAACAACACCGTCGGCCAGGTGCTGCTCGCCGAGCGCATGGGCAAGCGCCGGGTCATCGCCGAGACCGGCGCGGGCCAGCACGGCGTCGCCACCGCCACCGCGTGCGCGCTGCTCGGCCTCGAGTGCGAGGTCTTCATGGGCGAGGAGGACGTCCGCCGCCAGGCCCCGAACGTCGAGCGCATGAGGCTGCTCGGGGCGAAGGTCGTCCCCGTCACGAGCGGCTCGCGCACCCTGAAGGACGCCATGAACGAGGCGCTGCGCGACTGGGTCACGCACGTCGAGCACACCTACTACTGCGTCGGCTCCGCCGCGGGACCGCACCCGTATCCCACCATCGTGCGCGACCTGCAGGCCATCATCGGCCAGGAGGCGCGCGCGCAGATGCTCGCGCAGAAGGGCCGGCTGCCCGACGCGGTCGTCGCGTGCGTGGGCGGGGGCAGCAACGCGATCGGCATCTTCCACCCGTTCTACGACGACGAGGGCGTGAAGCTCGTCGGCGTCGAGGCGGCGGGCGAGGGCGTCGACACACCGAAGCACGCCGCGACGATCGGCGGCGGCGCGGAGGGGGTCCTGCACGGCATGCGGACCTTCATCCTCCAGAGCGACGACGGGCAGATCCAGGAGGCGCACTCGGTGAGCGCCGGCCTCGACTACCCGGGCGTCGGCCCCGAGCACGCGTGGCTCGCCGACACCGGGCGCGCCGAGTACATCAGCGTGACCGACGCCGACGCGCTCGCCGCCTTCCACCGCCTCGCGCGCCTCGAGGGCATCCTGCCCGCGCTCGAGACCAGTCACGCCGTCGCCGCGCTCGAGCGCGTGGCGAAGGACGCCGAGCTGATCGTGCTGAACCTCTCGGGCCGCGGCGACAAGGATCTGAATACCGTACTGGAGGCTGGCTGATGTCGCGCATCGCCGACGCGTTCGCCCGCGCGAAGTCCGAGGACCGCGCCGCGCTCGTCATCTATCTCTGCGCCGGGGATCCGAGCCTCGCCCTCACCCCGGACCTCATCGTCGCCGCGGCCGAGTCGGGCGCCGACGTCATCGAGGTCGGCATGCCCTTCAGCGACCCGACCGCGGACGGCCCGACCATCCAGCAGGCCTCCGAGCGCGCGCTGGCGGCCGGCGCGACCCTGCCCGGCGTGCTCGAGGCGGTGAAGGCGGCGCGCGCCCGCACCGACGTCCCGGTGCTGCTCTTCGGCTACTACAACCCCATCCTCCGCTACGGCGAAGACCGCCTGGTGAAGGACGCCAAGGCCGCGGGCGTGGACGGCTTCCTCGTCGTGGATCTCCCGCCCGAGAGCGCCGCGCCGCTCCTGGGTCCGCTGCGCGAGCACGGCCTCGACTTCGTGCCCCTCGTCGCGCCCACCAGCACCCCGCCCCGCATCGCGGCCGCGGCCGAGGTGGCCGGCTCGTTCCTCTACTACGTCTCGATGACGGGCGTGACCGGCAAGAAGGCCGCCAACCTCGAGGACGCCGCCCGCCGCGCGGCCGAGGTCCGGGCCCAGACCGGCAAGCCCGTCGCGGTCGGCTTCGGCATCCAGAGCGCCGAGGACGTCGCCGCCGTCTCCGCCCACGCCGATGGCGCCGTGGTGGGCAGCGCCATCGTGCGCGCCATCCACGCGGCGGAGACCGACGAGGCGCGCGTCGAGGCGGTGCGATCGCTCGTGAGCGAGCTGGCGGGCGGCCTCGCGCGCTGACGGAACGCCGAGACCCGGCGCCCCGAGAAGGGTGCCGGGTCGGCGCGAAGGACCTCTCGGACTAGGGGTGCTGCGAGCGGAGCTCGGTCACGTGAAGGGTCGAGCGGATGTTCTCGCTCGCGCGGTAGGAGCCGACCCAGATGTCGTACTGACCGGCCGGGGGGTTGGAGATGTCGACCGTCGGGTTGAGCCCGCCGTGCGAGTCGTCGTTGCAGTGCCAGCGGCCGGCCGCGTCGTTGATGACGAGCGTCGTGTCGCCCTGCGCCATGGCGTAGAAGCGCAGGAAGCTGGCCGGGTTGTCGTAGCGGACGATGAAGTCGGGCTGGCGGGTCACGAAGCCGCGGCAGCCGGGCGCGAGACCCTGCGTGCTCGCGTCCAGGTTGCCGCCGCTCGTGATCTGCCGCGTGTAGGGGTCGGGCATGAAGCCGCCGCGCAGGCGATGGCTGCCGAAGTTGCTGCTGCTACCACCGATGGCCAGGCCGGCCTGGGCGATGGCGTCGCCGCCGAAGGTGACGGTGGCGAGCGCGAGGGCGGCGGCGGCGATGCCGATGGCGGCGCGGCGCGTGCGGGAAGGGCTGGTGCGGTTGGTGCGAATCATCTTCTTCTCTCCTGGGGTTGGGCTTGGGTGCCTCGGGTGCCCAGAGAAGCTGCGTCGCCTGAGGGCTTCGCGCGATATCAGCCCGATTTCAGGACGCGAGCCGCTATGATTCCGGCGATGAGCGGTGGCGGTTTCAGCTCCTGGT
The window above is part of the Sandaracinaceae bacterium genome. Proteins encoded here:
- a CDS encoding response regulator; protein product: MADFSCLVVEDSPMMRQLLVFALARIKRIAVTEAEDGVDALRKLANTRFDLVVTDINMPIMDGLKLVKRIRSDDTHKDVPIIIITTEGSTEDRQRAMALGANAYITKPIQAPQVIAKVKELLEL
- a CDS encoding phosphoribosylanthranilate isomerase; its protein translation is MKICGITTLDDALACVQAGANALGLNFWPRSKRRVTFEVAAQIARAVDVRLVAVVVDASPDELARIRAIGVPWIQLHGAEPPAALEALLPHAYKALHVETEADVEHALSWPGDELLVDARTAELPGGTGLRADWRLAERVAARRPTWLAGGLDPDNVSAAIEAVAPMGVDVASGVESSPGQKDLAKVEAFVRACRGS
- the trpA gene encoding tryptophan synthase subunit alpha, which produces MSRIADAFARAKSEDRAALVIYLCAGDPSLALTPDLIVAAAESGADVIEVGMPFSDPTADGPTIQQASERALAAGATLPGVLEAVKAARARTDVPVLLFGYYNPILRYGEDRLVKDAKAAGVDGFLVVDLPPESAAPLLGPLREHGLDFVPLVAPTSTPPRIAAAAEVAGSFLYYVSMTGVTGKKAANLEDAARRAAEVRAQTGKPVAVGFGIQSAEDVAAVSAHADGAVVGSAIVRAIHAAETDEARVEAVRSLVSELAGGLAR
- the trpB gene encoding tryptophan synthase subunit beta; its protein translation is MSSSASPAGMFGRFGGRYVAETLVPALDELDAAYAEARADAGFTARLDALLRDYVGRPTPLYHAARLSEAVGAEVWLKREDLAHTGAHKVNNTVGQVLLAERMGKRRVIAETGAGQHGVATATACALLGLECEVFMGEEDVRRQAPNVERMRLLGAKVVPVTSGSRTLKDAMNEALRDWVTHVEHTYYCVGSAAGPHPYPTIVRDLQAIIGQEARAQMLAQKGRLPDAVVACVGGGSNAIGIFHPFYDDEGVKLVGVEAAGEGVDTPKHAATIGGGAEGVLHGMRTFILQSDDGQIQEAHSVSAGLDYPGVGPEHAWLADTGRAEYISVTDADALAAFHRLARLEGILPALETSHAVAALERVAKDAELIVLNLSGRGDKDLNTVLEAG